The stretch of DNA TGTGGAATAATATAACGATCGATGGATGTTCCCTCAAAGCAGAATATATATAGTTCGCAAACCCCAAAATCGATGAAGCGAAATCAGTACGATATTAGACCGAGTGGTTTGCTCGTCACGTAAGGACATCCCAGAACCATTTGCAAGTAGCGaatgtaacgacaggaactgCTGCATTGAACCAAGGAGTAGTTACAtgtgtgtaaatcaacatcaatttaaaTCAACCCATGTTCCTTTCAGCTTAACGCCATATGGGTTGAAAGCACCAATGCCAACGCGTTTTTAgcattacgtaatttgtgcacgacgcctatgtattactaatgaaaatgacgcatgtaatacctacgttgagaagtcgaaagttccactgggaacgttagtgccatccaagaagaagaagaatgggacgatatacagtaatcgttcgctaactggtcctggtttagcTGGTCTGCTTTTTCACTGgtcgaacgttaactggtccagttaaaaaacagaatttcgtaaacaatcgacgtcATATTCAGATGGAAGGTTTGTTATGAGggacattcgaatgtaatttgaaatgttatgaaaattgacatcatttttgcatgacaaaaacattgattaaataacagaaaaataatttcctcaaactATATTttatacctgttgtcgcacacaatgcgaaacttccattggaattcttttgtttatccaatttcatgatcgacacgaatcaaacaattcaatgAAGtgcccctcgattttttttgacgtttaacatgccggaccagttaaaacgcgaatgtcgataactggtcttccattttcgcccagttagtgacgCTTCGTATATTCACTTGGTGCAACAGAACGGCTATTATCAGAGCCGCCATTTGGAATATTAGGGTTATAAAATGTACGCATTTCTGAGAAATTGCTGAGTAAAAGAactaaattcaaaaacaatgttCGAACAATTTGTTCGTGCCCTTAGACATAACGTGACATAATTTTCTTGTTCGGAGGATCCGAATTAGTACTAATTGAGCTCGGACTAACCTGTCGCTTCTTCTTGATAACagctgagtttttttcaacTTATATTTCATATATCCCAACTTTTTGGCAACTTGGCAACGAAAACAGTTTTCGAATCATGCAACTTCTCTTTGGGAAGCTCGTCGGAAGATATGATAAGCTTATCCCGTTCTTTCTCAAACGCGAGCGAAAGTGAGATCTTTTTCATCTTCCTGTGTGATCCACCAGCACTTAAAACGTCACTTCGCAAGCCACATTTTGGTCTCTGACAAACATTcacccaataaaatgttattcctgagccatagcgtttcatgtcatgaaaaccaatagaatgaaattgtgttgatatcaacagAATTATCATTCTTACGTTTAaggggtctataatgtaagttttagcaactttaacattgggtaagaaaattggattgcagagctcggaacactgccacggctgcctatgctttcaaaaacagtaaacggaaaagtattacattcaatcaaaatgcctcaccaacgaagagaaggaataaggctctccaacgtgaatatgtgaaaacaatacgatcaatgaaggaaaatattaaggaattctcaacatcgagttactatgcggaagaacttgttaataccaaaagagccccaattctcatgtgttataaatttgctcatgttacgctcgcgtatagtcagaattttacttcatatgcaaatgcaccttctatgtatatatttatatttgtaattgttcatcggaacatgtcgttcatacattttgctttagtattgaattgtttttttttttcaaatgtattccaagactcgtgtcaatgaagtgcCAGACACGCCACAGTGTCTGATCAGTGAATTGCTCTATTtgcgtgtgctttgctcttctctcacaaacactattaccccatttttacccgtgggtttacctatactacaacaatggctagcttccactttcAACTTAATGTGGTAATTTTCCACAGAGGATTTCCAGATGGTGTTTAGATTCATCTACAAGAGAATCTTTGGTGATTGTCTTCatactacaaacaataatccccatCAAATCACTagttttatgagttaatgtaaacgcgttattggccaaggctacacgacatcgagcacgtggtcttgcgagatatattttcccGCCAACCCAAACACAGAACACTCCTTTCGGGTGCGAGAAAACTGGTGACTAGAAAAGTTCTTGATTACATAAATTAACCCATAAAATTGTGGAATGTGGAACTCTATATAAtgtgtatgcagatagactattcacagtttgtggggggaaTGCTCATATGACTCAAATgggtaatgattatctgctatcacaaagctgagaaagttttaagctttattttaaaatgctttcttatcctgagactagctcaccatattgcactgctactaaaaccgtgggctaacttcaaggatatattttattcattttcggcgaatgaTCAATAGGGtaccgtgttatgaaacatcagaacatTAGTAAGTTGCAAAAACATCATCAcgatatattccatctgatcatctttagaaagattaatgaccttcaaaggataaatttatcttaaGGACATTAAATTGACGTTCATGATTTCCAGTCGGACGTTAAACCGCTctaataataattgtgtggtcctcacaaagcatatattccaatgccgtcagttcccTGAAAATTTTCGCATGCCGTTTAATACCGATACCGAGGATGTTAATAATCATTTTCCGCTATAAccgattgttccaacagtatccatttgacaatatgaagactgaatacttGAAATCAACCAGATTCAACCAAGCAAATCTGCGGTCAGAAGAGTATGTACACttaagagatgcaacaagtttgacgGGATATTAATAAAAATTGGTCGTTCAATAAACCTTCTGCctcatatgtcggaagtccacgatatatgaataccatacgtccatactaatttgcaacgaaaaacgtaaccacacagaattgaattgaataaatatgtgatccgttttatctccAAAATAGAAAAGAGTCTTAAATCGAATCAAATTCGAAAAGTGTTTAgtgaaatcactaattgaattattattagaaaaactatttggagagaaatgtaaatgttcagaattattggaatctaaaacaCGATTTTGGACGGGATGAGATTCTTCCAAATCTGCTGgtgataaaattaatcaattgcatcgatCGATACGACAGcagaataaaatcgacacgagagtGAGTCAGCCACTCATTGCGGTCAATGCAATAGAGAAATAATAATCCCACGACGATCGTCATAAGATCTCAATTGATCGTCTCCTGTACATTTTACGAACAAGGTCTCATCATCCGCTGATTTAataacatccgactagagggatatagggtaaatgatcttggtttgtccgatttgggatgtttttacgcaactggtaaatgcaaatcgatttttcttcatgaaaatcgcatataatcgatacgagtttgggtttgtggaaaagccccaagtctctagttgctaatactaccataacgtgttgaaattattaaaatttttatgttttttaacgattttcctcaaagaggaattatgatcatggtttgaccgcctctgataatggtttgtccggttttgggATCacgatttttgaatgaaaacattcgaattttcaagtagatgttgcaataattgcttgagtttactgtcatcatattgatccattcataatttaggctttcttcagaatattgccattatttgggcatttttaaagtgttaccctcaacacactcaacacagagaaactttatttctgctatgcgcgaattTACACAAATAGaaagtgtattttataatcctttaaaacatgtgattccgtaaaaatatactattaaactactgtaaatcatgcaaaaagacaattttatttatatgttttgaaacattcgtatacctgatttgacaaaggtgtgttAAATTAGGGCATtcgaaaaagtggacaaaccatgatcatattttcgactggacaaaccaaaatcatttaccttacttaATTTGAtcattgaatgtgattttttaccatccctgctcGAGAGTGAGAGTTCTCCAATTTCAGTCATATATTtctcacaaaaaatattttagaatcaGCCCTTTAAAGATATACAAAAACCACCATGTTCGCCGTTGTATAAATATCCTAGTTAGGAACAGTTACCTGGAAGTTCACCCGCGAAGACAAGATGCTGATCAGCGTGCTAATTCCATCAACAGTGACGAAAGCGAAGCGATACTCGTCCACGCGTAGCATCATTTGCAGGCAACGAGCCACTGATTGAATGTATTCGTTGTTCTGGAGATAAAAACAATCGGATTAGAAAATACTTTTCTTGTTCTTGATCATGGTGATCATGAAATGAGTTGAGAGCGATTTGTGTGTGTTGGTACAGTGCTACATTGAATGTAAATGAGTTAATACTACAATAAAGGTGTGATAGATTTTGTTATCGGTGACAACATGGCATTTTCCGCAGATCACAAGTTCCTAATTCGAGAATTATGACAAAGAAGTAATGAGCGATAGAAATGCGCGCTACTGAATAAATGGTGGTCCTCGGAATTGTTTATGTTAGATGGACTACCGTTAGGGAGACGAGGGTTTCGCCTTGTGCACGCTGACGTGGTTCGTCAATAGCGACTGAAATTTCGCGGTACTTCTCCGTTAACTGCTGATGATGGTGGTCGTGGTGATTGTGGCTAAAGAAATGGTGATGATGGTGATGGTGATCACCACCACCGGCTCCACCGTGATGAGCATGATGTCCGTGTCCGTGATGGTGTGCTGACTCTTCAGCTCGCTTCTTCTCGGCCTCCTCTATTTCTTCCAAAAGCTTTTGGGCCTATCTCGCAGAGGGGTGTACAAATATTTGAAGGTTTACAGTAACTTTCTACTAATCGGTATAATGTCAAGCAGTAAGAGagttaaaagaaaaacaaatcacgcggaaaactatttttaaacaTTTACAGTGGGTTAGTAACGGAAGCGCAAATAATTCAAATAAGAACACGACAGGCAGAAGAAAAACAGGAACATCACACTCATCGCAGCATTCAACTATCAAAGAAACTCAATTTCTTGCGGCAGGTTTGTTAAGATTAACGTCAACGAACATAGCTCACGTCAATGTTAATAATTTTGAGAGTTATTCTGCTAGATAAACATTTGCCATACTCACGGCCACGGTCAGTTGATCCTTTAGCCACTGCAGATAGAAGTGCAGATCGGACTTGGGTATTAATTCATGCCCCCAGCAAGCCAGCTTACCGACAATACGCGAAGCCATGTTTACAATGAACCCATCCTGACGATTCAGTAAGTTCAGGAACGGACCCCATACGCTTTCCTTGTGTTTGTTTGCGTAATCGTGGAAAATCTGGACACGCGTGCGATCCTCTTGCAACAAATCATCAATCATCACCAAAATATACTGGAGTGTCTGGTCCTTGGAAACATGAGCCAGTAAATTCAAGAACGTTTTGGCGCACTGATTCGGATTTTCCTGCAAGTATTGAGCTTGCGTTTTCTTATCCTTGTCCAAACTGCTGACGCATGCATAATCTTCCTGTGAAATCATCAAAGACCTACGGAAAGCATATATTAATTTCTTTAGATTTAGGGTCACTGAATATCAACGCATCAACTTACTGCATATAAGACGACCAAGCGGGTTTGTTCTGGCGGATGTCTCCGGCCTGTTGCTGCAAAACGCTCGTAGCAGCAATCATGTCTACGAAAAAGAGATGTCACgtgatttaaatttttcttagATAACATCATTTccgaataaatttttatttggtCGTTTTTGCGTATCAAGTGTAAAAATGGTTCAGAAAATtttgatcgaatgtttatttACGGAAAACCGAAAGAAAAATCTCCAATATCGATCTCGCGAATCACGAAGCGATGGAAAAACAAACAGATCCAAAATCACACTTACCAATTTTATCGTCCGGTAGGGAAGACATCAAATCCTGAACCTCCGACATTATAGCGTGATGTCTTTAAGATGTTCTTCAAATAGGAACAGCAAATGTTGCTCTGATCTATTCCGCACAACActgattttcctaattttcgCGAAACAAGTAAGCAAAAAGCTAGATGAAAAATCTGTATCCAGCTGAATGTCATATGACTAGGGGTAAAGTGGCCAAATAATGGAATACCGAATGTGATGCGTTACAGTTTGGCGTTACGCTCGAGTTGAAGCCAgttcccacattccgtttttcCCGCCAAGattgggtcgatgaaatgtcaacaatcgatctcaaatgctgccaccttgcaatcgatttatcgaccttttatatgcattcatcgaacaacatGACGTCACTTTtttgccaacatgtgcaaggcgtcgacctgcccACAATTCAGAttttctgaataacattaataGAGTGCGACATCTACATAATGCAGTAAACTAAGTACAGCAGCACCAAACAGTCGTTCGATCTATTTCATGGACGGGTCTCCgtacatcaaatatttttatttcggaAGAAAAACGGCAGTATGGACGATATGCAGCCTGAGTTCATCTATATAGTTATGCGTGATTATGGTGATATAAAGAGAACCGCCACGATAACGATGAGTACATAATGATGCGGACAGTTTTTCAGTGATGAATTGTATGCTCAAAGATTCTAAACGTTCCGGTGTTGTGTCATTTTATGTCTTGATCTGTCGTTAGAAGTAAGACTACGGCCAACGTATTCAACGGTATGCTGATAACgtgttggaagcggaacaattGAAGGGTATTTACATTGAGCAAGGTCAATTCCCTCGACTATGAGAGAACACCAGTTTCTGACTAATATGcagtttttcaaaacaaaaagtaACCACTAGCAGCATTTGATCCGAGATTTCTTCACAAAAAATTTCCCGGATATTGCCGATCATCGGAGGTCTAAATTTGAACTTCCCACTAAGGATCACAACGTAAGGTATGGACATCGGTTTCTATCGATGTAGTTACATATATAATGGATTAATGTTTTGTTTCAGTAATGGAAACTGGAATGATTGCAAATAATAATTTTGCATTTTGCGGCCTTCTCCTATTTGTGCAATAATATTCTAAGCTGCTCATATTATTGTATAACTCACAAAATCATTCCGAAACAGATCGAGCGGTTAGTGTAAGTTATTTGATATTGTTACAGATAACGATTTATAATTCTCTTATTTTTCATATTGCCCagaattttttagatttttcaatcgTCCTGGCAATACACATATTTCCAGAGGATGCCCTGGATTGATATAATGTAACTGCTATACCGGCAGGGAACGATCGGTGTGAAATCATACAAAATagtaataaatttcaaaatagcCATGCGTATCATACAAtgtataataatataataatgtaATGTATAATGTATTTGTACATATAATAAAATTCATCATTTCTTTTTTCTTACTTTCTCATTCATCCTTGCTATTTTGCGATCGGTCGACatggtgccagattggcacagtgttGGCTCGTATTTGGTTGTCGAATATTAAGCGTAGGTCGACAagatcattgcaaaatggcacgatatcggcaccgttgtcgacaccatttatTGGGACCAATCTCGCATAACAAAGTAGACTGGGTAGTTTGTATGAGagaaactattctctatcagattagtcggcccgaaggcagttttaaattggtaaaatttatatgaaaattgtttcttggcgttatttatctaCTTGAAGTACTTTTTCCTGAacctaatttaatttattttttataaattttcagatattctcacaaaAACATacctttataatataaaattattttcagacataatttttgtatgacgtTTTTTCATCACTTGCATGCaatagtgattttcatttacattgagTACTAAttttatttgagaaaaataatgttcattcataatttttattttaaaagtatgtttattccttttgaaaatccatactgtcatgcctactccccaaATACGTAACATCGAAAATTCGTTGGTCGAAAATACGGAATGATTAACAAAACAAATCGGCATCACTAGTGGTTCTTCTTCCTCCcagctaaactgtcatctcaaacaaaaacaaatggatcatacaattGGTGAGTGAGGAAATTATCATGGGCCTGATTctggaatacacttcacggttgAAAcgaagggcctgattctcgaatacactacgaatacacttcacggtggaaacggagggccttattcccgtatccacttacacttacgtttccactacgcttacatctcacttcactttgcgtttccaccgatcgtgaagtataaaaatgaacttcgtgtAGAATATGGAGTGGATACCAAAATGACCCTGTGTTCATTTCCGATGTCGTTTCTAATGGCCCGTTTACAtttgggagatctatagctatagatggatttattcacacgaaaatagatgtaaacgtgtgagaatatatatgatacacttcttcgaggtatatataaccactatgaatagaataaattcaggcatatgtaaacgctggtgaatttctctttggtgagaaatcactaaagttggatgctgttctacttcaggtgaataaattcaccgaaaatatgaatatattcagcaTATAAGTTCGcgttagtgtaaacggttgttgcgatttctataaatctcatcctattttttcacatgaatatatcactagtctatacTGTAAGCGTAGaagagaaagaaaaacaaaacttttgacAACCCCTCGAATGTGCAAGTAGAGTCAACCCTGAAATGTACACACCCCTGACTGTGAGGTTCCCCTCCATTATAAAACCGTTTGGGAGTCTGAGAAAATCATCCGAAGAGAATACattcaaaatataatataaCGTTGAAACAgtgtaatttgtattttttgaacACGAGTCTACAATACCCACCATAATagaaacgtcagttgtattttgatttgtttgtcctcgagttgtgtcgatacacccagaaaatagattactaaaaaaaagcttccaaatcttttgtaattcaaacagtagaatgtacatattttctgtaaatattaccaatcgtttgtaaaatgaatgtcagatgcaatagacatccctaccaacgattgattcatttttctTCGCGGTGTTAGTAACTTCTacgattgtcattactggcaACCGCGAAGAAAATAACTTTATTAGCCTAATTACCGAGTTGTTAATTGAGTTGCAAGGCACTACTTCCCGATATTGATTTCTTCACAGAAGAAGGTCGTATTAACTCAGATTCGGGATAGGTAAGTAATATtcgtgaaaatcaattcaatttatgttctttaattaATATTTATACATATTGGATAGCAATGATTTTTGCTCGTCTGCGAAGATATTACTTCAATAAAAAGGAATCTGGCTACTTCGATACACAAAAACGAGCCCTGTCGAGTCCTAGTTCTACCTGTTGGATTCGGTCAAGGACAACTTCATAAACGTTTTGCAGACgattgtgatcggtggttcGATCAATTAGATGTTTTCCGGATTCTTTACGACGCAGGTTCCGTATCCTGCGCGTCAAGTCAATGTTGCAACGAGGCATAAACTAGCTTCACTTAATGCCATCTGGGTTTTGTCAGTTTCATGATATCTCCCGAATGTGTTTGGCTGAGAAGTAATTACAAGCTGGTTCTGGGAGAGGATAATGGTGAGAATTGAGTAGTCTGTCGTAGCTATTCATAGTAATAactgtgtattttttcctaatttgtagccATGGATCAGACTCAATCGAAGCAGGACCAGATGTCgatagtttagatagttcaataaataatttaaatagtttagatagttcaataaatgaataaagatgcatacaaagctaaataaattcaaaacaatatatgcataaaggtaGGGTTAACATAACATGTTGTATATGTTAAACGAACGTTGAACCGACTGCTTATtctctgagagagaggagccagctcgcgtttgttgtgatcgcccttatgtcagcgtgaaccagtcacggtgaaccaaggggaggtattgaaatatgtagaaaattttaacatgacatttttgcaagacattttatgagaaaataatattgacgtcggactacatctttcatttctatactggggtgtaagttcaaagcttcgagaacgagagtgttacattggagaaacaggaTGTTGAGCaataatacctctttgccggttgaaataaatggtatgataaccgcttcattcgaaagaaaaatgtctacgtgttatatgtgtgatacttattgatccaaaaacttgtttgcatagttcaaaaattgctttgaaagcaagctattgaaatcacaaaaatctgtatataagtagGTGCCAGCACGGAAAAccactcaattataatttaACAGCGGTTGGATCATATTATCGCTGCTCAAGATTGATATGGCGAaatacatttacatttttcaagaacttattaggggtacaatgaatcttgagaaagacaattcattcctgctTGACACTCGCACAAACGATGTTCACTCAACAATTtcacaaacgggaagtgggtgttgtgagggagggcagagtgAACGCAACacttatgtagactgattggaagcgacagatatGTTGACTATtggaaatggtatacaaattatatcacatACAAAGGAGAGAAAGACtaaaatcatcgaaataattcttttagacaactatatcgaaattatcaaaagtaaaacaaaacttGTTCGAATGAGCCGATTTTGCTGGAAaccatgatgtgggctgacgtggtacatattttattatgtactacatgatcagtgttcaaattttttatccccatatattcctgttagatatagtactacgtcaaaaatcaaatcggagATAAAAACGCACAAGTGTACTCACAAACAAGGGTTCAtgcaagtttgaacacttttcttataaatgaatgacaacaacttgcttgattgaaattgtccgatttgaattttcttgatgagaatgcgtaaaaagaataagaagaaaacaaactatctgtcattcagctggctcctctctctcagcttatactgggttatactggccGATTTGACGTCATATCGCTTAATATGTACGAAGAATTCGTATTGCAAACATCGAAAATTCGTTGGTCGAAAATACGGAATGATTAACAAAACAAATCGGCATCACTAGTGGTTCTTCTTCCTCCcagctaaactgtcatctcaaacaaaaacaaatggatcatacaattGGTGAGTGAGGAAATTATCATGGGCCTGATTctggaatacacttcacggttgAAAcgaagggcctgattctcgaatacactacgaatacacttcacggtggaaacggagggccttattcccgtatccacttacacttacgtttccactacgcttacatctcacttcacttttttgcgtttccaccgatcgtgaagtataaaaatgaacttcgtgtAGAATATGGAGTGGATACCAAAATGACCCTGTGTTCATTTCCGATGTCGTTTCTAATGGCCCGTTTACAtttgggagatctatagctatagatggatttattcacacgaaaattcatgcaagtttgaacacttttcttataaatgaatgacaacaacttgcttgattgaaattgtccgatttgaattttcttgatgagaatgcgtaaaaagaataagaagaaaacaaactatctgtcattcagctggctcctctctctcagcttatactgggttatactggccGATTTGACGTCATATCGCTTAATATGTACGAAGAATTCGTATTGCAAACATTTATTAgaaattggtaatatttaccaaaaagctCGTCATATATACCAACTTTTCGGGAGAGTGTATGACTGTTTACACAATAGagagcgtgaagtgtaaaccagaataacatcggtggatgaactcggtgtattgataatgaattctaccaaatgtttacagtggCGTGTATTCCTGAATAAGGTTGCACTCACTacacattgttttcacgtgtagtgtattcgggaataaagccgggttcagacggtgcgagtaagcatacgagtcggtctagtcagttgctgcagtgcagctactcacaccgtgtgaacacatcatgccagttagtgtcatgtgttttccggcgtgcgagctacttcaaagttttttgaattcactcgcactcgcatccctcaaaacgtcaaaaacaaaatttagtgttcgaatcagggatgccaaatgtaaagaaatgtctctatttttaagataattgaaaatatacgaagatatttatagacttaacaattattggaaaaataaataaaaatctcatagtttctaaacgaaatcgttgttattttgttttgcacgctggcgggcacgctttctttttgagatagttttcttgagaatctctaatatagaatcattatcaggcacaattttcattcaaaattcacacacaacttgcaaaaaaaagtattgatctaagaaacagaatacatattcgaattAAAAAaggacattttcattcattcacttgcaaatctactatcatttttatttcacgAATTGGTACAAGCTGttggcaaggcgaaataaataaaattttaaaaaatattttagactgccatttatagcatcacatacttccggaattatcttagctatgaatgctttcgagattctaaaacatatcgacaacaatctgaacgatattccagaagaaagccacatcaatgtcgttttttgatttcactcttgcaggtatagcacctctcatgagtgtatcatggcgttgtatttttggaccaatgaattccaacagtgtttccacttattcaggtgtttttctcaacactgctctgtactctagaggatcatcatcgtagagtacCTTCAGTATTacttttgttgctccttttccttgcatccaattcctggcccaaatccttttgcccttctgctttttcggatagtaccttcagttcgaagaaattcagctcAAAGTGtttttatacacggtcagcgtgtatttcgcgataaaaatgtgtaaatgtgtaatAAAAAACTGTCAATAGAGAACTCGATTtgggatcaatcatctgacaaattcggacctgattgctgtttctgactatttgatggacatttgaaaaatcatctggcatccctggtaagccaatgcagtagtatctagtttctcgtcagcagctcaca from Toxorhynchites rutilus septentrionalis strain SRP chromosome 3, ASM2978413v1, whole genome shotgun sequence encodes:
- the LOC129777187 gene encoding V-type proton ATPase subunit H isoform X1 gives rise to the protein MSEVQDLMSSLPDDKIDMIAATSVLQQQAGDIRQNKPAWSSYMQSLMISQEDYACVSSLDKDKKTQAQYLQENPNQCAKTFLNLLAHVSKDQTLQYILVMIDDLLQEDRTRVQIFHDYANKHKESVWGPFLNLLNRQDGFIVNMASRIVGKLACWGHELIPKSDLHFYLQWLKDQLTVAAQKLLEEIEEAEKKRAEESAHHHGHGHHAHHGGAGGGDHHHHHHHFFSHNHHDHHHQQLTEKYREISVAIDEPRQRAQGETLVSLTNNEYIQSVARCLQMMLRVDEYRFAFVTVDGISTLISILSSRVNFQVQYQLVFCLWVLTFNPLLAEKMNKFNVIPILADILSDSAKEKVTRIILAVFRNMIEKPEDSQVSKEHCIAMVQCKVMKQLQILEHRRFDDEDINSDLEFLIEKLQNSVQDLSSFDEYATEIKSARLEWSPVHKSATFWRENAQRLNEKNYELLRILVHLLETSKDPLVLSVASYDIGEYVRHYPRGKHIIEQLGGKQLVMQLLAHDDPNVRYEALLAVQKLMVHNWEYLGKQLEKDSEKTPQTGGAISGKA